One Mycobacterium kubicae genomic window carries:
- the murJ gene encoding murein biosynthesis integral membrane protein MurJ encodes MSDAALVSRSWGMAFATLISRLTGFARIVLLAAILGAALSSSFSVANQLPNLIAALVLEATFTAIFVPVLTRAEQDDPDRGAAFVRRLVTLATTLLLVATALSVVAAPLLVRLMLGRAPQVNEPLTTAFAYLLLPQVLAYGLSSVFMAILNTRNIFGPPAWAPVLNNVVAIATLGVYLAVPGELSVNPVEMGNTKLLVLGVGTTLGVFAQTGVLLVSLGRQRISLRPLWGIDDRLKRFGAMAAAMVLYVLISQLGLVVGNQIASTSAASGPAIYNYTWLVLMLPFGMIGVTVLTVVMPRLSRNAAADDIPAVLADLSLATRLTMLTLIPAVAFMTVAGPAIGSALFAYGHFGDVDAGYLGAAIALSAFTLIPYALVLLQLRVFYARELPWTPIVIIIVITSVKIAGSLLAPHMTANRDLVAGYLGLANGLGFLAGAIVGYYLLRRTLKPRGGQLVGTREVRTVLVTVSASLLAGLVAHVADRLLGLSELTSHAGGMGSLLRLLVLAVIMVPILVAVLVGAQVPEAQAAWDVLARRFGGRIQQPAARKVTVPDQSSRGRPVTYPEQRHSSLPGESAVLEPIRRRPPVSNAETGKGPEVSERPSDSASSNAASGTEVSRPVADDFQPDIPAEPDRGVPSAPRPADQLNGDLAPDPRGPLPFDAPRERGPEPSVPQDDVNLVPGARIANGRYRLLISHGGTQHLQFWQALDTALDRQVALTFVDPDKRLADDVVQEILSRTLRLSRIDKPGIARVLDVVHTRTGGLIVAEWIRGGSLQEVADTSPSPVGAIRAMQSLAAAADAAHRAGVALSIDHPSRVRVSIEGDVVLAYPATMPDANPQDDVRGIGASLYALLVNRWPLPESGVRSGLTPADRDASGNPVEPTVVDRDIPFQISAVAVRSVQEDGGIRSASTLLNLLQQATAVADRTEVLGPIEDLKSPISPRRSSGPADEEEVRARRRRNLLIGLGAGAAILLVALLVLASVLSRIFGDVGGSLNKDELGLNAPGSSAAGSPASTAPAGNVVKPTKATVFSPDGDADNPGQAGLAIDGDPTTSWQTDTYTDNAPFPGFKSGVGLMLQLPKPTVVGTVTIDISSTGTKVEIRSAQSPNPSKLDDTTVLAPATTLKPGHNTIAVKTSSTTSNLLVWISTLGQTDGKSRADISEITVQAAS; translated from the coding sequence ATGAGCGACGCCGCGCTGGTGTCGCGGTCCTGGGGGATGGCGTTCGCGACGCTGATCAGCCGGCTGACCGGGTTCGCCCGCATCGTGCTGCTGGCCGCGATCCTGGGTGCAGCGCTGTCCAGCTCGTTCTCGGTGGCCAACCAGCTGCCCAACCTGATCGCCGCGCTGGTCTTGGAAGCCACGTTCACCGCGATCTTCGTGCCGGTGCTCACCCGCGCCGAACAGGACGACCCCGATCGCGGTGCGGCGTTCGTGCGCCGCCTGGTCACCCTGGCGACCACGCTGCTGCTGGTCGCCACGGCGCTGTCTGTCGTTGCCGCGCCGCTTCTGGTGCGGTTGATGCTGGGCCGCGCCCCGCAGGTCAACGAGCCGCTGACCACCGCCTTCGCCTACCTGCTGCTGCCGCAGGTGCTGGCCTACGGCCTGTCGTCGGTGTTCATGGCAATCCTCAACACCCGCAACATCTTCGGGCCGCCGGCGTGGGCGCCGGTGCTCAACAACGTCGTCGCCATCGCCACCCTGGGCGTGTACCTGGCCGTCCCCGGCGAGCTGTCGGTCAACCCGGTCGAGATGGGCAACACCAAGCTGCTGGTGCTGGGCGTCGGCACCACGCTGGGGGTGTTCGCCCAGACCGGGGTGCTGCTGGTGTCGCTGGGCCGCCAGCGCATCAGCCTGCGCCCGCTGTGGGGGATCGACGATCGGCTCAAGCGGTTCGGCGCGATGGCCGCTGCGATGGTGCTCTACGTGCTTATCAGCCAACTGGGCCTGGTGGTCGGCAACCAGATCGCCAGCACCTCCGCCGCGTCGGGTCCGGCGATCTACAACTACACCTGGCTGGTGCTGATGCTGCCGTTCGGCATGATCGGCGTCACCGTCCTCACGGTGGTGATGCCGCGGCTGAGCCGCAACGCCGCCGCCGACGACATCCCCGCCGTGCTCGCCGACCTGTCGCTGGCCACCCGGCTGACCATGCTCACGCTGATCCCGGCGGTGGCGTTCATGACCGTCGCCGGCCCGGCCATCGGGTCGGCGCTGTTCGCCTACGGCCACTTCGGCGACGTCGACGCCGGCTACCTGGGCGCGGCCATCGCCTTGTCGGCGTTCACGCTCATCCCGTACGCGCTGGTGCTGCTGCAGCTACGCGTCTTCTACGCTCGCGAGCTGCCGTGGACGCCGATCGTCATCATCATCGTGATCACCAGCGTGAAGATCGCCGGCTCCCTGCTGGCCCCGCATATGACCGCGAACCGCGACCTGGTCGCGGGCTACCTGGGGCTGGCCAACGGGCTCGGGTTCCTCGCCGGCGCAATCGTCGGTTACTACCTGCTGCGCCGCACCCTCAAGCCCCGCGGTGGCCAGCTCGTCGGGACCCGGGAAGTGCGCACCGTCCTGGTCACGGTGTCCGCGTCGCTGCTGGCGGGCCTGGTCGCGCACGTGGCCGACCGGTTACTGGGCCTGAGCGAGCTGACCAGCCATGCCGGTGGCATGGGTTCGCTGCTGCGGTTGCTGGTGCTGGCGGTGATCATGGTGCCGATCCTGGTTGCGGTGCTGGTCGGCGCGCAGGTGCCCGAAGCGCAAGCGGCGTGGGACGTCCTCGCGCGCCGGTTCGGTGGCCGCATTCAGCAACCGGCCGCCCGCAAGGTCACTGTGCCGGACCAATCGTCTCGGGGCCGGCCCGTCACGTACCCTGAGCAGAGGCATTCGTCCCTGCCGGGGGAAAGTGCGGTCCTGGAGCCGATCCGGCGCAGACCTCCGGTAAGCAATGCCGAGACAGGGAAAGGACCGGAGGTGAGCGAGCGCCCATCGGATAGCGCCTCATCGAACGCTGCGTCGGGCACCGAGGTGTCGCGGCCAGTAGCCGACGACTTCCAGCCCGACATTCCCGCCGAACCCGACCGCGGCGTCCCGTCGGCGCCGCGCCCGGCCGACCAGCTCAACGGCGACCTGGCACCCGACCCGCGTGGTCCGCTGCCGTTCGACGCGCCCCGCGAGCGCGGCCCCGAACCCTCGGTCCCCCAAGACGACGTCAACCTGGTGCCGGGCGCCCGCATCGCCAACGGCCGCTATCGTCTGCTTATCTCCCACGGCGGCACCCAGCACCTGCAGTTCTGGCAGGCCCTGGACACCGCGCTGGACCGGCAGGTCGCGCTGACCTTCGTCGATCCGGACAAGAGGCTGGCCGACGACGTGGTCCAGGAGATCTTGTCCCGCACGCTGCGGCTGAGCCGGATCGACAAGCCCGGCATCGCCCGGGTGCTCGACGTGGTGCACACCCGCACCGGCGGCCTGATCGTGGCGGAGTGGATCCGCGGCGGCTCGCTGCAGGAAGTGGCCGACACCTCACCCTCACCCGTGGGCGCCATCCGGGCCATGCAGTCGCTGGCCGCGGCCGCCGACGCCGCCCACCGCGCCGGGGTCGCGTTGTCGATCGACCACCCCAGCCGGGTCCGGGTGAGCATCGAAGGCGACGTGGTGCTGGCCTACCCGGCCACCATGCCCGACGCCAACCCGCAAGACGACGTCCGCGGCATCGGCGCCTCCCTGTACGCGCTGCTGGTCAACCGGTGGCCGCTGCCGGAATCCGGGGTGCGCAGCGGATTGACCCCGGCCGATCGGGACGCTTCGGGCAACCCCGTCGAACCGACCGTCGTCGACCGCGACATTCCGTTCCAGATTTCCGCGGTCGCCGTCCGCTCGGTCCAAGAGGACGGCGGGATCCGCAGCGCCTCAACGCTTTTGAACCTGCTGCAGCAGGCCACCGCGGTGGCCGACCGCACCGAGGTGCTCGGTCCCATCGAGGACCTGAAGTCGCCGATCTCCCCGCGCCGCTCCTCCGGGCCCGCCGACGAGGAAGAGGTCCGCGCCCGCCGGCGCCGCAACCTGCTGATCGGGCTCGGGGCCGGCGCCGCCATCCTGCTGGTCGCCCTGCTGGTGCTGGCGTCGGTCCTCAGCCGCATCTTCGGCGACGTCGGCGGCAGCCTGAACAAGGACGAACTGGGCCTCAACGCGCCGGGTTCGTCGGCGGCCGGCTCCCCCGCCAGCACGGCGCCGGCCGGCAACGTCGTCAAACCAACCAAGGCCACGGTGTTCTCCCCCGACGGCGACGCCGACAACCCCGGGCAGGCCGGTCTGGCCATCGACGGTGACCCCACCACGTCGTGGCAGACCGACACCTACACCGACAACGCGCCGTTCCCCGGGTTCAAAAGCGGAGTCGGG